A portion of the Osmerus mordax isolate fOsmMor3 chromosome 22, fOsmMor3.pri, whole genome shotgun sequence genome contains these proteins:
- the LOC136966503 gene encoding uncharacterized protein, which translates to MESNPKFVKTLKGGLVLRATPAALGAPKPPPGARAKAAQEVEAEARAHVVSQSVWEVLGSDVQLDAAHRCLFPAVLTYKLSCDLRVVTMLRERAFGEQRHSALHQAVREPQRSLDAARDAVPRRVRALPGLGHRQFPPPPAMPPVPTPVWLLTVYSMDVLSRLDEVKARVTSVFGSILKMDSTKKVTKKLAGNAANTAAWVTNVGNEHGQVLVSVLTSVESVDLLLPMAAGLQERYRLAGVPPPQLIYVDRDCCSSFGGSKTAALFANWDRLVVRLDIWHLMWPSGAGRCHLPPPPPSFVSSRQWYGRLSLEEEEGGGVHRHCPGRERSRLGAGGMGTGAGHRCWVAWRARSCGVRKAKGCRCPSC; encoded by the exons ATGGAAAGCAACCCCAAGTTTGTGAAGACCCTGAAGGGGGGTCTGGTGCTCAGGGCCACACCTGCGGCCCTGGGTGCCCCCAAACCCCCGCCAGGAGCCAGGGCCAAAGCGGCACAGGAGGTGGAGGCTGAGGCACGGGCCCACGTCGTCTCCCAGAGCG TTTGGGAAGTACTGGGGTCAGACGTTCAACTGGACGCAGCCCACCGTTGCTTGTTTCCAGCTGTCCTCACGTACAA GTTGTCCTGTGACCTGCGGGTAGTTACCATGCTGAGGGAGCGCGCTTTTGGGGAACAGCGCCACTCAGCTCTACACCAAGCTGTGCGAGAGCCACAGCGAAGCCTGGATGCGGCGCGCGATGCAGTACCTCGGCGAGTGCGAGCACTTCCTGGCCTTGGGCACCGGCAgtttccaccaccaccagccatGCCGCCGGTGCCCACACCCGTCTGGCTGCTGACCGTCTACAGCATGGACGTGCTGTCGCGGCTGGACGAGGTGAAGGCCAGGGTCACCTCAGTGTTTGGGTCCATCCTAAAGATGGACTCAACCAAGAAG GTGACCAAGAAGCTCGCTGGTAACGCTGCCAACACGGCCGCCTGGGTTACCAACGTTGGGAATGAGCACGGGCAGGTCCTCGTGAGCGTGCTCACCAGCGTTGAGAGCGTGGACCTGCTGCTCCCCATGGCGGCCGGGCTACAGGAGCGGTACCGACTCGCCGGGGTGCCTCCACCCCAGCTGATCTACGTGGACCGGGACTGTTGCTCCAGCTTCGGCGGATCCAAGACAGCTGCCTTGTTCGCCAACTGGGACCGGCTGGTGGTTCGGCTGGACATCTGGCACCTGATGTGGCCTTCCGGGGCTGGTCGGTGCCACctgccgccgcctcctccctctttcgttTCCTCCAGGCAGTGGTACGggagactgtctctggaggaggaagagggtgggggggttcacCGACATTGTCCTGGGAGAGAGCGgtcgaggctgggggctggcggAATGGGCACTGGGGCGGGCCATCGCTGCTGGGTAGCCTGGCGTGCGAGGTCCTGCGGCGTCAGGAAGGCAAAGGGCTGCCGGTGTCCCTCCTGCTGA
- the LOC136966504 gene encoding uncharacterized protein produces MDGRVILVVACLFKALVPDGHYPHRVDPGDIDAWYLMATEYLACSRCTKKVVAWSQGVVRQLDAAHRCLFPAVLTYKLSCDLRVVTMLRERAFGEQRHSALHQAVREPQRSLDAARDAVPRRVRALPGLGHRQFPPPPAMPPVPTPVWLLTVYSMDVLSRLDEVKARVTSVFGSILKMDSTKKVTKKLAGNAANTAAWVTNVGNEHGQVLVSVLTSVESVDLLLPMAAGLQERYRLAGVPPPQLIYVDRDCCSSFGGSKTAALFANWDRLVVRLDIWHLMWPSGAGRCHLPPPPPSFVSSRQWYGRLSLEEEEGGGVHRHCPGRERSRLGAGGMGTGAGHRCWVAWRARSCGVRKAKGCRCPSC; encoded by the exons ATGGATGGTAGGGTCATCCTCGTCGTCGCCTGCCTCTTCAAAGCCCTCGTCCCAGACGGCCACT ATCCACACCGGGTGGATCCTGGAGACATCGATGCCTGGTATCTCATGGCCACTGAGTACCTGGCATGCTCTCGGTGTACGAAGAAGGTTGTGGCATGGTCACAGGGCGTCGTGAGGCAGCTGGACGCAGCCCACCGTTGCTTGTTTCCAGCTGTCCTCACGTACAA GTTGTCCTGTGACCTGCGGGTAGTTACCATGCTGAGGGAGCGCGCTTTTGGGGAACAGCGCCACTCAGCTCTACACCAAGCTGTGCGAGAGCCACAGCGAAGCCTGGATGCGGCGCGCGATGCAGTACCTCGGCGAGTGCGAGCACTTCCTGGCCTTGGGCACCGGCAgtttccaccaccaccagccatGCCGCCGGTGCCCACACCCGTCTGGCTGCTGACCGTCTACAGCATGGACGTGCTGTCGCGGCTGGACGAGGTGAAGGCCAGGGTCACCTCAGTGTTTGGGTCCATCCTAAAGATGGACTCAACCAAGAAG GTGACCAAGAAGCTCGCTGGTAACGCTGCCAACACGGCCGCCTGGGTTACCAACGTTGGGAATGAGCACGGGCAGGTCCTCGTGAGCGTGCTCACCAGCGTTGAGAGCGTGGACCTGCTGCTCCCCATGGCGGCCGGGCTACAGGAGCGGTACCGACTCGCCGGGGTGCCTCCACCCCAGCTGATCTACGTGGACCGGGACTGTTGCTCCAGCTTCGGCGGATCCAAGACAGCTGCCTTGTTCGCCAACTGGGACCGGCTGGTGGTTCGGCTGGACATCTGGCACCTGATGTGGCCTTCCGGGGCTGGTCGGTGCCACctgccgccgcctcctccctctttcgttTCCTCCAGGCAGTGGTACGggagactgtctctggaggaggaagagggtgggggggttcacCGACATTGTCCTGGGAGAGAGCGgtcgaggctgggggctggcggAATGGGCACTGGGGCGGGCCATCGCTGCTGGGTAGCCTGGCGTGCGAGGTCCTGCGGCGTCAGGAAGGCAAAGGGCTGCCGGTGTCCCTCCTGCTGA